From Trueperaceae bacterium:
CTCGTCAAGATCCTGTCGTTCCTCACCTGGACGTGGCAGTTCGCGGCCGCCACCACGGGCGGGGTCTCTGGTGGGGCGCCGCTACTGCGCGACCTCGTCAAGGACGAGCTCGAACCGATCGTCACGTGGGGCCTGACCCTCGCTGCCGTGGCGCTGGCCGCCGCCACGGTGTGGCGCGCCGACGTGCTGGCCGTGCTCGCCGGGGGCGCCATGCTGCTGGCGGGCGCCGCCCTCTTCGCGCAGTCCTGGCACGTCGTGGTCGTGACGGTGCGTTCCAAGCGGCGGCTCGCCGCGGCCGCCGCCGCGAAGTCGACCCGCGGCAAGATGGAGGACGCCCACGCATGACCGTGACCGAGTTCACCGAGATCAACGCCGCCGTGCCGGCACGCAACGTGCTGGAGGCCCTGCACGCCGTGATAGACCCGGAGCTCGGGCTCGACATCGTCAGCCTCGGCATGGTCTACACGGTGGCAGTCGTCGACTCGCACGTGGCCATCGAGATGACCCTGACCACGCCGGGTTGCCCGCTGCACGCCAGCATCGACGCCGACGTGCGTCACTGCCTCGGCCAGGTGCCGGGAGTCGGCGAGATCAGCGTCGACCTGGTGTGGGACCCGCCCTGGACGCCCGACTCGATGACGCCCGACGCCAAGCGGTCGCTGGGCTTCTTCTACTGACCCTGGCGCCGGGAAGGCCGGCTCAACGCCCCGC
This genomic window contains:
- a CDS encoding metal-sulfur cluster assembly factor, whose translation is MTVTEFTEINAAVPARNVLEALHAVIDPELGLDIVSLGMVYTVAVVDSHVAIEMTLTTPGCPLHASIDADVRHCLGQVPGVGEISVDLVWDPPWTPDSMTPDAKRSLGFFY